CAGGCGCCAGGATAGGAGCCCGCGGACGGGCGGCCGTCCCCGGTGCCGGGCACGATGGCGCGCGTGACGGACTCCTCCGGCGCCGCGGGCAGCAGCGGCGACGACGACCGGCTGCGGACGTGGCGCGCGCAGGCGCTGTCCTTCGGGGCGGTCGCGGACGGCTACGAGCGCGTGCGCCCCGGCTACCCGCCGGCGACGGCGACCTGGGCCCTCGGACCCGCGCCGCTGCGGGTGGCCGACGTCGGCGCGGGCACGGGCAAGTGGACCCGCGTCCTGCGCGACCTCGGCCACGACGTCACGGCCGTCGAGCCCGACCCCGGCATGCGCGCGCGGCTGTCGCAGGTGCTGCCCGACGTCGACGTGCGCGAGGGCAGCGGGGAGCGGCTGCCCCTGCCGGACGCCTCCGTCGACGCCCTCACCTTCGCGCAGTCGTGGCACTGGGTGGACCCGTCGGCCGGGACGGCGGAGGCGGTGCGCGTGCTGCGGCCCGGCGGGCGGCTCGTGCTCGTGTGGAACCGGCGCGACCCGGACGCGCCGCTCAGCCGGGCCGTCGCGGCCACGGTCGCCGACGTGGAGCCCGAGCTGCTGGAGCGCGCCGCCGCGGACAGCACCGACCTCGCGGCGGTGCCGCGGCTGCCCGGCCCGCTCGTGCACGACGGCACGCACGAGGTCCGCAACGACGTCGTCATGCCGGTCGCCGACGCGCTGGCCCTCGCGGCGACGTGGTCCTACCTCGCGCTGTCGGGCGCGCGGGACGACCTGCTCGCCGGCCTGGGCGACCGGCTGTCCGCGGTGGCCGACGCCGACGGCCGCGTCGTCCTCGCGCAGCGCACCTACGCCTACCGTTTCGTCGTCGGGGAGAGCGAGGAGGTACTGAACTCGCCGGGTACCAGGGCTGGCGCTCAGGCGTGAGCCGGGTCACGATGGCCGCGGACCACAGCCGTCGGGACGAGGGAGCCACCGTGCAGGTACCCGGGATACCGGAACCTCGCGAGAGCGCCGGGGACGTGTCTGTCCAGCGTGTGGGCACGCAGGTCGTCGTCCGCCTCTACGGCCACCTCGACGACCGGGTGGCCGAGTGCCTGGCGGAGGCCATGAGCGACGTCGAGAGCATGGTGCTGAGCCGCGTGGTCGTCGACCTCGACGAGGTCGACTCGATCGAGGGTGCCGGGCTCGACTTCATCGTGGGGCTGCACCGCCGCTGGAAGGTGCGCCTGCTCAACACCCCCAACCAGCTGCGCGGTCGGATCCCCCGCCTGGCGACTGTCCGTCCGGCGGAGGGTTGAGGGCCGCGTCCCGGCGGGAGGACCGTCCGCCCCCTCGGAGGTCGACCTAGCCGACCCAGTCCATGCCGACGTCGAGCTGCGGCGCGGAGTGGGTGAGCGCCCCCACGGACACCGCGTCGACGCCCGCGGCGGCCACCTCGCGGACGCGGTCCAGCGACAGCCCTCCCGTCGCCTCCACCTCGACCCGCCCGGCCGGGCCGTCGAGCTCGGTCACGAGGGCCCGCACGGCGGCGACCACGTCGGCCAGACCCGGCGCCGGCATGTTGTCGCACATGAGGTAGCGCCCGCCGGCCCGCACGACGGCGAGCGCGTCGTCGAGGGTCTCGACCTCGACCTCGACCGCCACCTCCGGCCAGCGCGAGCGGACCGCGCGGTAGGCGGCGACGACCGACCCGGCCGCGGCCGCGTGGTTGTCCTTGACCATGGCGACGTCGAACAGCCCCACGCGCTTGTTGACCCCGCCGCCGCAGCGGACGGCGTACTTGTCCCACGCCCGGAGCCCCGGGCTCGTCTTGCGGGTGTCGAGCACCCGCACCCCGGTGCCGGCGAGCACGCCGACCCATCGGTGCGTCACCGTCGCGACCCCGCACGCACGGCCCACGAGGTTGAGGCCCGTGCGCTCGGCCACGAGCAGCGCGCGCGTCGGCCCGGACAGCCGGGCGACGACGTCGCCCTCGGCCAGCGGCGCCCCGTCGTCGACGAGCAGCTCCACGACGGGTGCGTCCTGCCCCGTCCGGCGTGCGGCCTCGGCGAGGAGCGGGCCCCACACGACCTGCCCGGCGAGCACCCCCGCGGCCCTCGAACGGACCTCGACGACCGCTCGTGCCCCGTCGTCGACCGTCGCGTCGGTCGTGAGGTCGACCCCCGGGTCGCCGCCGAGGTCCTCGTCCAGCGCCGTCCGGACCATCCGGTCGAGCTCGGCCGGCGGCACCGTGGGCGGTCCCCCGGGGCCCGCGGGTGCGCTCACAGCGGCTCCTCGGTCTCGACGTCGACGGTGCCGTCCGGGCGCGCGCGGACCGTGAGGTGGCGTCGCCACGCCGGGTCCGGCACGGGGAAGTCGCGTCGTACGTGGCCCCCGCGCGACTCCTCCCGCACCGTCGCGGCGGCCGTCAGGGCGACGGCCACCGCGTGCAGGTTCGCGGCCTCCCACTCCGGGCGGTCCGGGCGCGCGCTCACGCCCGCGTGGCTGTGCGCGTCGATGACGACGTCGTCGAGGGTGCGCGCCGCGCGGCCGAGGCCGTGCGCGTCGCGCAGGACGCCGGGACCGTCGGAGGCGGCGCGCTGCACGAGGGACCGGACGGTGGCCGGCACGAGCCCCGCGGGACCGCTGCGCCCGACCGGGGCGCCGGGCGAGAGCTCGTCGGCGCCGAGCCGCGCGG
The nucleotide sequence above comes from Aquipuribacter sp. SD81. Encoded proteins:
- the nadC gene encoding carboxylating nicotinate-nucleotide diphosphorylase; translated protein: MSAPAGPGGPPTVPPAELDRMVRTALDEDLGGDPGVDLTTDATVDDGARAVVEVRSRAAGVLAGQVVWGPLLAEAARRTGQDAPVVELLVDDGAPLAEGDVVARLSGPTRALLVAERTGLNLVGRACGVATVTHRWVGVLAGTGVRVLDTRKTSPGLRAWDKYAVRCGGGVNKRVGLFDVAMVKDNHAAAAGSVVAAYRAVRSRWPEVAVEVEVETLDDALAVVRAGGRYLMCDNMPAPGLADVVAAVRALVTELDGPAGRVEVEATGGLSLDRVREVAAAGVDAVSVGALTHSAPQLDVGMDWVG
- a CDS encoding class I SAM-dependent methyltransferase, whose amino-acid sequence is MTDSSGAAGSSGDDDRLRTWRAQALSFGAVADGYERVRPGYPPATATWALGPAPLRVADVGAGTGKWTRVLRDLGHDVTAVEPDPGMRARLSQVLPDVDVREGSGERLPLPDASVDALTFAQSWHWVDPSAGTAEAVRVLRPGGRLVLVWNRRDPDAPLSRAVAATVADVEPELLERAAADSTDLAAVPRLPGPLVHDGTHEVRNDVVMPVADALALAATWSYLALSGARDDLLAGLGDRLSAVADADGRVVLAQRTYAYRFVVGESEEVLNSPGTRAGAQA
- a CDS encoding STAS domain-containing protein; the encoded protein is MSVQRVGTQVVVRLYGHLDDRVAECLAEAMSDVESMVLSRVVVDLDEVDSIEGAGLDFIVGLHRRWKVRLLNTPNQLRGRIPRLATVRPAEG